One window of Mercenaria mercenaria strain notata unplaced genomic scaffold, MADL_Memer_1 contig_3209, whole genome shotgun sequence genomic DNA carries:
- the LOC128552836 gene encoding uncharacterized protein LOC128552836, translated as MSENFYRSMTDRPELRSLEDFDIDIYCANGQEVPYSGDIELGVKVPSLSDEEVVALILIIPQTEYNQRVPVIIGTNLIREFSKLSKEKEADTFPNEWKESFDVLSETTIGKVKVTKKITLLPRETKTVTGFIRKQRNVESAVTECLDDINSTSAVVCPRVVSLKNPGRTSRVPVRRLCNISAKTMHITEKIYICELQEVTVLRSMPIIDNRSILSDISETSKSSSSPPTNLCHQSESEKDNKAMSDKEFNKTFGVNLENVNLSEEQKIKVQKLFQKWNGIFPKSSTDLGHTSAVKHKIELLDEKPFKEPYRHIPPAIFNEVKEHLHEVLKVGAIRKSNSPWSSNFLSVYTINPTCFLLHTRNPQTCTVLESRCRKINQRTKRDAYALPRIEDTLNCLAGSKYFSKLDLKSGYWQVELDERDKEKTAYQAGILRVFPYNDRLDTVFERLAQYNLKVNPKKCEFFKKKITYLGHIVSEDGIQADPVKVEAVKYWHIPKNVKDVRKFLGFAGYYRRFIKGFASIARPLNNFLIGKPVNRKKTSKLSKSTNTVHFKWEKEQQESFDLKRNLSTRLYLHMPATICRSRCTRMLHLLVLEPSSINAKMEKTGSLLLRVGVSSLCGKELSGSQVGISRPKVGGVREIPRLPIWGEVRACDG; from the exons ATGTCGGAAAATTTCTATAGAAGTATGACTGATAGGCCAGAACTAAGAAGTCTAGAAGATTTTGACATTGACATATATTGTGCAAATGGACAGGAAGTGCCTTATAGTGGTGATATAGAGCTAGGTGTAAAAGTTCCGTCATTAAGTGACGAAGAAGTTGTTGCTCTAATTTTGATTATACCACAAACAGAATACAACCAAAGAGTACCGGTTATTATAGGCACAAATCTAATTCGTGAGTTTTCAAAACTAAGTAAAGAGAAGGAAGCTGATACTTTTCCAAATGAATGGAAAGAATCATTTGATGTACTATCGGAGACCACAATTGGTAAAGTTAAAGTCACGAAAAAGATTACATTGTTACCAAGGGAAACCAAAACTGTAACAGGTTTCATACGCAAGCAGAGAAATGTAGAATCAGCTGTAACAGAATGTTTGGATGATATAAATTCTACATCTGCTGTAGTCTGTCCACGAGTTGTCTCGTTGAAAAATCCCGGTAGAACATCACGTGTGCCGGTACGGCGGTTGTGCAACATCAGTGCTAAAACCATGCacataacagaaaaaatatatatttgcgaACTGCAGGAAGTCACTGTGCTTAGAAGTATGCCGATCATTGACAATCGTTCAATATTATCTGATATTTCAGAAACAAGCAAATCCTCTTCTTCTCCTCCAACAAATCTATGTCATCAGTCTGAATCTGAAAAAGATAACAAAGCCATGAGTGATaaagaatttaataaaacatttggtGTCAATCTTGAAAATGTTAATTTGTCTGAAGAACAGaaaattaaagtacaaaaattatttcagaaatggAATGGCATTTTCCCTAAATCATCCACAGATCTTGGACACACATCAGCCGTAAAACATAAGATTGAATTGTTAGATGAGAAACCTTTTAAAGAGCCATACAGACACATACCACCAGCGATATTTAACGAAGTGAAAGAACATCTCCATGAAGTGTTAAAAGTCGGTGCAATTAGGAAATCTAATAGTCCATGGTCATCAAACTTt ttATCAGTTTATACTATCAATCCGAcatgttttcttctacacacaaggAATCCACAGACATGTACGGTTCTTGAAAGTCGTTGCC GAAAAATCAACCAACGGACCAAGAGAGATGCCTATGCACTTCCACGGATAGAAGACACTTTGAATTGCCTCGCcggatcaaaatatttttcaaaactggaCTTGAAATCAGGATACTGGCAGGTAGAGCTAGATGAACGAGATAAAGAGAAAACAGCCTATCAGGCTGGGATTCTACGAGT ATTCCCATATAATGACCGACTTGATACAGTGTTTGAACGTTTGGCTCAGTACAACCTGAAAGTAAATCCGAAGAAATGTGAATTTTTCAAGAAGAAAATAACTTATCTTGGGCACATAGTCTCAGAAGATGGCATCCAGGCAGATCCTGTAAAGGTAGAAGCCGTAAAATATTGGCATATTCCTAAAAATGTGAAGGATGTTCGGAAATTTTTAGGATTCGCAGGATACTACAGGCGATTCATCAAAGGCTTTGCATCCATAGCACGacctttaaacaattttcttATTGGAAAACCTgtaaatagaaagaaaacatcaaaattgtCAAAATCAACAAACACAGTTCATTTTAAATGGGAAAAGGAACAACAGGAATCATTCGATTTAAAGAGAAACTTATCAACCCGCCTGTACTTGCATATGCCAGCTACGATCTGCCGTTCAAGGTGCACACGGATGCTTCATCTTCTGGTCTTGGAGCCGTCCTCTATCAACGCCAAGATGGAAAAGACAGGGTCATTGCTTTTGCGAGTAGGAGTCTCAAGCCTGTGCGGAAAGGAATTATCCGGCTCACAAGTTGGAATTTCTCGCCCTAAAGTGGGCGGTGTCAGAGAAATTCCACGACTACCTATATGGGGCGAAGTTAGAGCTTGTGACGGATAA
- the LOC128552837 gene encoding citron rho-interacting kinase-like — protein MELQELLLIQENAEKHLKIDEERRLIELEKQRRMMDMLTERERVIDEREQKLKDDERDLLLKFEELKRIKQDVVKSEEEQFVQYKTIERDIITKNKALNKRESDIRKKEEIVKEFQQKLVPEVKKETIIQQTPEISPFSSDEVKPKSEVTLNEWKAEIRSLIATALYPEKMITQAVRKSLKGQAKKVLLNLDPNARAEEIIERTEDIFGDMSSKQTIYTEFYTASQKPDESIADWGLRLEESLIKASTKKSITPDERNEMLKDKFWRSLYSKDIKNAVRTSFESGDSFEMLRRKARTGEHETKISALKADIALPKQEEIAKAVDKQTELLEAMMKQMAELNKKTIGKKMKISHKSIEIEDMVGTIDGMVQGITIDGMVRRITVEEQTAIGIDLTIGVIN, from the coding sequence ATGGAATTGCAAGAGCTACTGTTGATTCAAGAGAACGCAGAGAAACACCTAAAGATAGATGAAGAAAGGAGACTTATAGAATTAGAGAAGCAACGAAGGATGATGGATATGTTGACTGAAAGAGAAAGGGTAATAGATGAAAGAGAACAGAAACTTAAAGATGATGAGAGAGATTTGTTATTGAAGTTTGAAGAACTGAAACGGATAAAGCAAGACGTTGTAAAGTCAGAAGAAGAACAGTTTGTTCAGTATAAAACAATAGAAAGAGATATCATCACTAAAAATAAAGCATTAAACAAGAGAGAATCAGACATTAGAAAAAAGGAAGAGATAGTTAAAGAGTTTCAGCAGAAATTAGTTCCAGAAGTAAAGAAAGAGACAATTATTCAGCAAACCCCGGAAATTAGTCCATTTTCTAGTGACGAAGTGAAACCTAAGAGTGAGGTCACATTAAACGAATGGAAAGCCGAGATAAGAAGTTTAATTGCTACAGCATTGTACCCAGAAAAAATGATTACACAGGCTGTTAGAAAATCATTGAAAGGTCAAGCCAAGAAAGTTCTGTTAAACTTAGATCCAAATGCTAGAGCTGAAGAAATTATAGAAAGGACAGAAGATATATTTGGAGATATGTCTAGCAAACAGACAATTTACACGGAGTTCTATACTGCATCACAGAAGCCAGACGAATCTATAGCAGATTGGGGCTTACGACTTGAAGAGAGTTTGATAAAAGCTTCTACCAAGAAGTCAATAACACCAGATGAGAGAAATGAAATGCTTAAAGATAAATTTTGGAGGTCTCTGTACAGCAAAGATATCAAGAACGCAGTTAGAACATCCTTTGAAAGCGGTGACAGTTTTGAAATGCTTAGACGGAAAGCAAGGACTGGGGAGCACGAAACTAAAATTAGTGCTTTAAAGGCTGACATAGCACTACCTAAACAAGAAGAGATCGCTAAGGCGGTGGATAAGCAAACAGAACTTCTTGAAGCTATGATGAAGCAAATGGCAGAATTAAATAAGAAGACTAtaggaaagaaaatgaaaataagccACAAGAGCATAGAAATAGAAGATATGGTGGGTACAATAGATGGAATGGTCCAAGGGATTACAATAGATGGAATGGTTCGAAGGATTACAGTAGAGGAGCAAACAGCTATAGGAATCGATTTGACGATAGGAGTCATAAATTAA